One part of the Mycobacterium marinum genome encodes these proteins:
- a CDS encoding DUF1304 domain-containing protein — protein MIIAGLIFAALAGLLHVYIFTMESLTWTSPRTRATFGTTAEEAETTKLLAFNQGFYNLFLAIVSGLGIAGVAMGHNGIGAALIFAGIGSMAAAAVVLLISAPDKARAAVTQGLFPVISLVLLGLGLAS, from the coding sequence ATGATCATCGCCGGGTTGATATTCGCCGCGCTGGCGGGACTACTGCACGTCTACATCTTCACCATGGAGTCGCTGACCTGGACCTCGCCGCGCACCCGCGCGACGTTTGGCACGACGGCGGAGGAAGCTGAAACCACCAAGCTGCTGGCCTTCAATCAGGGTTTCTACAACCTGTTTCTGGCGATTGTCAGCGGATTGGGCATCGCTGGTGTGGCCATGGGCCACAACGGGATCGGAGCCGCACTCATCTTCGCCGGCATCGGATCGATGGCCGCGGCGGCGGTCGTGTTGTTGATCTCGGCGCCGGACAAGGCACGAGCCGCGGTGACACAGGGCCTGTTCCCGGTGATCAGCCTGGTCCTGCTCGGGCTCGGGCTCGCGTCGTAG
- a CDS encoding PE family protein produces the protein MGFVFATPELVSAAAQDVANIGTSLGAANAAVAAPTTSVLAAGGDEVSHAIATMLRNHGAQYQALSAQGAQVHQRIVQLLNSASGAYASAEAANASPLQTLESTVLDAVNTPTQALFGRPLIGNGANGTATSPNGGAGGILYGNGGNGYSFTSGGLQNGGSGGSAGLIGNGGNGGNGFLGGTGGAGGSGGWLAGSGGNGGAGGSVSGIGEIAGAGGAGGNAPLLGWGGNGGVGGNAPQGTGGIGGAGGAGGALSAVGGTGGTGGGGGVAGGDGGAGGAGRGLFYGLGGAGGMGGSATAVTPHTGGTGGVGGEGGAVFGYAQGGTGGIGGFANDTGGLGGQGGDATALLGVGVGGAGSIGGAGNAAASAGGAGGAGAALVGVGVGGIGGIGGFANGTSGAGGAGGSGAAVMGLGVGGAGSIGGAANSTAGAGGDGGEGVALVGVGVGGAGSIGGFANDFGGAGGQGGQGAVLIGAGFGGAGGDGGSATVNAVGNGGDGGNAGALFGIGAGGHGGNAGSGVGAANGGNGGSVGVISDGSFTPTPVGYGGNGGNGVNGGTGGTGGSGGTLIGTDGTNGSP, from the coding sequence ATGGGGTTTGTGTTCGCGACTCCGGAGCTAGTGAGCGCGGCGGCGCAAGATGTGGCAAACATCGGCACATCGTTGGGCGCGGCCAACGCCGCCGTCGCAGCACCGACCACCAGCGTGCTGGCAGCGGGTGGCGATGAGGTGTCGCACGCCATCGCCACAATGCTGAGGAATCACGGAGCGCAATACCAAGCGCTCAGCGCCCAGGGCGCCCAGGTACACCAGCGCATTGTCCAGCTGCTCAACTCGGCCAGCGGAGCCTACGCAAGCGCAGAGGCCGCCAACGCCTCCCCACTGCAGACTCTGGAATCCACCGTGCTGGACGCGGTGAACACACCCACCCAGGCGCTGTTCGGACGCCCGCTGATCGGCAACGGCGCCAACGGAACCGCGACAAGCCCCAACGGCGGTGCCGGCGGCATCCTGTACGGCAACGGCGGCAACGGCTACAGCTTCACCAGCGGGGGGCTCCAAAACGGCGGCAGCGGCGGCTCGGCCGGATTGATCGGCAACGGCGGCAACGGCGGCAACGGCTTCCTCGGCGGGACCGGCGGAGCCGGTGGCAGCGGCGGCTGGCTCGCCGGCAGCGGCGGCAACGGGGGTGCCGGCGGTTCGGTGAGCGGCATCGGCGAGATCGCGGGTGCAGGCGGGGCCGGCGGCAACGCGCCCTTGCTGGGCTGGGGCGGCAACGGCGGGGTCGGCGGCAACGCTCCCCAGGGCACCGGCGGTATCGGCGGCGCCGGCGGGGCCGGCGGCGCGCTCTCGGCCGTCGGCGGCACCGGCGGAACCGGCGGGGGCGGCGGCGTGGCCGGAGGGGACGGCGGCGCTGGCGGCGCCGGGCGCGGTCTGTTCTATGGCCTGGGCGGCGCCGGCGGCATGGGCGGTTCAGCCACCGCCGTTACCCCCCACACCGGAGGTACCGGCGGTGTGGGCGGTGAGGGCGGCGCCGTGTTCGGCTACGCCCAGGGCGGCACCGGCGGCATCGGCGGTTTCGCCAACGACACCGGCGGCCTGGGCGGCCAGGGCGGTGACGCCACAGCGCTGCTTGGTGTCGGAGTTGGCGGCGCCGGCAGCATCGGCGGCGCCGGCAACGCCGCCGCCAGCGCGGGCGGTGCGGGCGGCGCAGGAGCCGCACTCGTCGGTGTCGGCGTCGGCGGTATCGGTGGTATCGGTGGCTTCGCAAACGGCACCAGCGGCGCCGGGGGCGCGGGTGGTTCCGGCGCGGCCGTGATGGGCTTGGGCGTCGGCGGCGCCGGCAGCATCGGTGGGGCCGCCAACTCCACCGCGGGTGCCGGCGGCGACGGCGGTGAGGGTGTCGCACTCGTCGGCGTCGGCGTCGGCGGCGCCGGCAGCATCGGCGGATTCGCCAACGACTTCGGCGGCGCCGGTGGCCAGGGCGGTCAGGGCGCCGTGCTCATCGGCGCGGGCTTCGGCGGTGCGGGCGGCGACGGCGGCTCGGCAACCGTCAACGCCGTGGGCAATGGCGGCGACGGCGGCAACGCGGGCGCGTTGTTCGGCATCGGCGCCGGTGGACACGGTGGCAACGCCGGCAGTGGCGTGGGGGCGGCCAACGGCGGCAACGGCGGCAGCGTCGGGGTGATTTCCGACGGCTCGTTTACCCCGACACCCGTGGGCTACGGGGGCAACGGAGGCAACGGCGTCAATGGAGGAACCGGCGGTACCGGCGGCAGCGGCGGCACGCTGATCGGCACCGATGGGACGAACGGCTCTCCCTAG
- a CDS encoding PE family protein, whose amino-acid sequence MAFVIAAPELVSAAAENVASIGTSLGAANAAVAASTTSVLSAGADDVSQAIAALLSSHGAQYQALSAQAAQFHQGFMQLLNSAGGAYAGAEAANVSPLQTLESNVLGALNTPTQAIFGRPLIGDGANGTATSPNGGAGGFLYGNGGNGYSFTSGGTQSGGTGGSAGLIGNGGNGGNGFLGGAGGAAGSGGWLAGSGGNGGAGGSVTGVGEIGGAGGAGGSAPLLGWGGNGGAGGDSTQGAGGIGGAGGAGGALAAIGGAGGAGGTGATAGGDGGVGGEGSGRLFGLGGAGGAGGTGTTSGGVGGDGGAGGGLLFGLGGSGGAGGVATDATGIGGTGGAGGESGVIIGYAQSGAGGIGGYGGDIGGTGGAGGVAGVLVGAGVGGFGGMGGAGTTGGAGGVGGQGVTLTGLGVGGIGGVGGFGTATGGDGGAGGQGAALWGAGFGGDGAVGGNSFVGAGGNGGDGGNGGGLFNIGRGGDGGNGGNAGATGGNGGNGGNIGVVANGTFTQTLFGDGGNGGNGGTGGTPGTGGTGGTGGILIGADGTNGS is encoded by the coding sequence ATGGCGTTTGTGATCGCGGCCCCGGAGCTGGTGAGCGCGGCAGCCGAGAACGTGGCGAGTATCGGCACCTCGTTGGGCGCGGCCAACGCCGCCGTCGCGGCGTCGACCACCAGCGTGCTCTCGGCGGGCGCCGATGACGTGTCGCAGGCCATCGCCGCACTACTGAGTAGTCACGGCGCGCAATATCAAGCGCTCAGCGCTCAGGCCGCGCAGTTCCACCAGGGCTTCATGCAGCTACTCAACTCTGCCGGCGGAGCCTACGCCGGCGCAGAAGCCGCCAACGTCTCCCCACTGCAGACCTTGGAATCCAACGTGTTGGGCGCACTGAACACACCCACCCAGGCGATCTTCGGACGGCCCCTGATCGGCGACGGCGCCAACGGAACCGCGACGAGCCCCAACGGCGGTGCCGGCGGATTCTTGTACGGCAACGGCGGCAACGGCTACAGCTTCACCAGCGGGGGCACCCAGAGTGGCGGCACCGGCGGCTCGGCCGGACTGATCGGCAACGGCGGCAACGGCGGCAACGGCTTCCTCGGCGGGGCCGGCGGAGCCGCGGGCAGCGGCGGCTGGCTCGCCGGTAGCGGCGGCAACGGAGGTGCCGGGGGCTCGGTGACCGGCGTCGGCGAGATCGGCGGCGCAGGCGGGGCTGGCGGCAGCGCCCCCTTGCTGGGCTGGGGCGGCAATGGCGGGGCTGGCGGTGACTCCACTCAGGGCGCCGGTGGGATCGGCGGCGCCGGCGGGGCCGGCGGCGCGCTCGCGGCCATCGGCGGGGCCGGCGGCGCCGGCGGGACCGGCGCTACTGCCGGAGGGGACGGCGGAGTCGGCGGCGAAGGATCCGGTCGTTTGTTTGGTCTGGGTGGCGCCGGCGGCGCCGGCGGAACCGGCACAACCTCCGGCGGTGTCGGCGGCGACGGCGGTGCGGGCGGCGGCCTGCTGTTCGGCCTGGGCGGCTCCGGTGGGGCCGGCGGCGTTGCCACCGATGCCACCGGCATCGGCGGCACCGGCGGCGCCGGTGGCGAGAGCGGCGTGATCATCGGCTACGCCCAGTCCGGGGCCGGCGGCATCGGTGGCTACGGCGGCGACATCGGTGGCACCGGCGGCGCCGGCGGCGTGGCCGGTGTGCTCGTCGGCGCGGGTGTCGGAGGGTTCGGCGGGATGGGCGGCGCCGGCACAACCGGTGGCGCGGGCGGTGTCGGCGGCCAGGGCGTCACACTCACGGGACTGGGCGTCGGTGGCATCGGCGGAGTTGGCGGATTCGGCACCGCCACCGGCGGGGACGGCGGTGCGGGCGGCCAAGGCGCCGCGCTGTGGGGCGCGGGCTTCGGCGGCGACGGTGCTGTCGGTGGCAACAGTTTCGTCGGAGCAGGCGGCAACGGCGGTGACGGCGGCAACGGCGGCGGCCTGTTCAACATCGGGCGCGGCGGGGACGGCGGCAACGGCGGCAATGCCGGTGCCACCGGTGGCAACGGCGGCAACGGCGGCAACATCGGGGTAGTTGCCAACGGCACCTTCACCCAAACGCTTTTCGGTGACGGCGGCAACGGCGGCAACGGCGGCACCGGCGGCACCCCTGGCACCGGCGGCACCGGCGGCACCGGCGGCATATTGATCGGCGCCGACGGGACGAACGGATCCTGA